One Actinomadura viridis genomic region harbors:
- a CDS encoding flavin reductase family protein: protein MTDEPHRPPDPRDPAPPAPEELRRALGAFATGVTVITALEGGEPVGFACQSFTSVSLDPPLVLFCADHRGRTWPRIRAAGRFCVNVLGADQEEVCRRFGSKTGGKFQGLEWDRSRWGAPALRGVLARVHAEVREVHLAGDHDVVIGRVLEVETADGGRPMIFFRSGFGIDRPETAAPPPDDLWAWGDHWG, encoded by the coding sequence ATGACCGACGAGCCCCACCGGCCCCCGGACCCGCGGGACCCCGCCCCGCCGGCGCCGGAGGAGCTGCGGCGGGCGCTGGGGGCGTTCGCCACCGGCGTCACCGTGATCACCGCCCTGGAGGGCGGGGAGCCGGTGGGCTTCGCCTGCCAGTCGTTCACGTCGGTGTCCCTGGACCCGCCCCTGGTGCTGTTCTGCGCCGATCACCGCGGCCGGACCTGGCCGCGGATCCGGGCGGCCGGGCGGTTCTGCGTGAACGTGCTGGGCGCGGACCAGGAGGAGGTGTGCCGGCGCTTCGGTTCGAAGACGGGCGGCAAGTTCCAGGGCCTGGAGTGGGACCGTTCGCGCTGGGGCGCCCCGGCCCTGCGCGGGGTGCTGGCGCGCGTGCACGCCGAGGTGCGCGAGGTGCACCTGGCCGGGGACCACGACGTGGTGATCGGCCGGGTGCTGGAGGTGGAGACGGCGGACGGCGGACGTCCGATGATCTTCTTCCGGAGCGGTTTCGGGATCGACCGCCCGGAGACCGCCGCGCCGCCGCCGGACGACCTGTGGGCATGGGGCGACCACTGGGGCTGA
- a CDS encoding ferritin-like domain-containing protein: protein MTTEVPTRVPTRVPAGDDRGFAGWLRDFEDEARVREERGDPGWGRGARLEACVVRSLQRFQIGEDGDGAFLIGKAEAAGDAEYAAAVRLFIAEEQNHARMLGLLLGAAGAPLLDRHWSDAVFVRARRAMGLRVELLTLMVAEVVALGYYGALHRGTRDPLTAEVAARLVADERRHVPFHCRRLRQGLARFPGPARRVVTGLWRAAVAGAAVVVAADHGRALRRLGTGRRRFVLDVLAEARAAEDLLHGR, encoded by the coding sequence ATGACGACCGAAGTGCCGACGCGAGTGCCGACACGGGTGCCGGCGGGAGACGACCGCGGATTCGCCGGATGGCTGCGCGACTTCGAGGACGAGGCGCGCGTACGGGAGGAACGGGGCGACCCCGGCTGGGGACGGGGCGCGCGGCTGGAGGCGTGCGTGGTGCGCAGCCTCCAGAGGTTCCAGATCGGGGAGGACGGGGACGGCGCGTTCCTGATCGGCAAGGCCGAGGCGGCCGGGGACGCCGAGTACGCGGCGGCCGTGCGGCTGTTCATCGCCGAGGAGCAGAACCACGCGCGGATGCTCGGGCTGCTCCTCGGCGCGGCCGGGGCGCCGCTGCTCGACCGCCACTGGAGCGACGCGGTGTTCGTCCGGGCGCGGCGGGCGATGGGGCTGCGGGTCGAGCTGCTGACGCTGATGGTGGCCGAGGTGGTCGCCCTCGGCTACTACGGCGCGCTGCACCGGGGGACGCGCGATCCGCTGACGGCGGAGGTCGCCGCGCGGCTGGTGGCCGACGAGCGGCGGCACGTGCCGTTCCACTGCCGGCGGCTGCGCCAGGGGCTGGCGCGGTTCCCCGGCCCCGCGCGCCGGGTCGTGACCGGTCTCTGGCGGGCGGCGGTCGCCGGCGCGGCGGTGGTGGTCGCCGCCGATCACGGCCGGGCGCTGCGCCGGCTCGGGACGGGCCGGCGGCGGTTCGTGCTGGACGTGCTCGCGGAGGCGCGCGCGGCGGAGGACCTCCTGCACGGCCGGTAG